Part of the Roseomonas sp. OT10 genome, CGACGGCCGCGGCGAGCGACGCCTCGCAGGCGATGCAGAGCGCCGCGGCCACGGCCGCCCGGGCGGAGGGTTCGAGGCTGGCGCGCAGAATGAGGAGAAGGTTGGGCCCGGGCGTGGCCATCACCAGCAGGTACGGCAGGGCCAACTCCACAGGCACGACCAGGATGTGCATGGGCTTGGCTCACGGCAGGAAGGGTGAGCCAAGACAAGGCCAGCCGCCCACGCCGCCGCGTCCTCCGATCGGGCGACCCCGGCGGCCCGCGGTCCCGGCGGCCTTCCCGGACCGTCCGGCTCATACCAACGGTGGGATGACCTGACCCGTCGTGTTCGGGCGGCGGACCGGGAGGGGACGCTGTCCCCTCCCAGACCCTCCCCTGCCGGGGCCACAAGCGGGCCCCGGTCCCCGCTGGGAGTCTGGTGTTGGCGGCTGCCGCCAGCCTGCGGGCTGAACCCTGACGGGGCGCGGACAGGCGGGACTCCAGAATAGCTTTGAAGGCGTCAGCGAGGGCTGAGGCCGTACCCGCCGAGGAGCATGGCTCCTCGGCGCTGTGACCCCGTCGCAGTCATCTGCGCGGCAGCGCTGATCGGGTCCAGGGCTCGCAGGGTCCTGGCGGAGTGGGGGTACGGGGGCGAGGCAGCGCCTTGCCCCCGGGCCACGGGCGCACCCCGCGCCGCCATGGATCAACGCATCCCGCCGTCCGTATCAAGCGGGCGGCTGTTCCGCCGCGCCGCCGGCCGGGTCCGGGCGCGCCGCCGCCGGGTGCCGCTCCCGTCCGGTCGGGCACAGGTCCAGCAGGGTGCACCGCCCGCAGGCGGGGTTGCGGAAGAAGCAAACGCGCTGCCCGTGCAGCATCAGCACCTCGTGGTTGTCGTAGACCTGCTGCGCGTCCCATTCCGGGGGCAGCATGGCCTCCAGCACCCGGTGCGCCGGTCCCACCGCCAGGCCCGGCGGGATCAGGCCCAGCCGTGCCGCCACGCGATGGTGATGGCTGTCCACCGGCAGGGCGCGCCGGCGCAGCACGCTGAAGGACAGCACCGCCGCGCTGGTCTTGGGCCCGACGCCCGGCAGGGCCTCCAGCCAGGCCCGCGCCTCGGGGACCGACAGCTCCGCCAGGTGGTCCAGGCTCAGCCGGCCCTGCCGTTCCGTGATGACGCGCAGCGTCCGTTGCAATGCCGGGGCCTTCGCCTCCGGCCAGGTGCAGGGGGCGAGCGCCGCCTCCACCGCCGCCACCGGCGCGTCGCGCACCGCCGCCCAGTCCGCGAATCCCTCGCGGAGGTTGCGGAAGGCGCGGGCGCTGTCGGCGTTGCGGGTGCGGTGGGAGAGCAGGGAGGAAACCAGCTCGTCCAGCGGCTCCAGCGCGTGGAAGTAGCCGATCGGGCAGCGGTAGAGGGCGCAGAGGCGCGCCTGCACCTCCAGCAGCAGGGCGGGGGCACCGGGCGGCGCGGCCGGGCCTTCCGCATGCGTCGCTCGGGCCAAGCGTGCCTCCCCTGCCGGCAGGACGGGACAACGCGGCGGCGGTGCGCGGGGCTGCGGGCTGCTTGACAGGAACGGCGCCGACGGGCTGAGGGGAGGGTGCCGTCCCTCGCGGGCGGCCACCGAACATGCATCAGCGCCCGCACGGGTGCGCCGGGAGACGTCGTGATGATCACCCCTCTTCGCCGAGGCCTGCTGGCGGCGCTGCTGCCGCTGGCGGCCCTGCTGCTGCCGGGCGCCGCCTCCGCCCAGGACTACCCGACCCGCCCGATCCGCGTGATCGTGCCCTTCGCGGCCGGCGGCACCACCGACCTGGTGGCGCGGCTGGTGACGACGGAGATGGCCAAGCGGCTCGGCCAGCCGGTGGTGGTGGACAACCGCGCCGGCGCCGGCGGCAACATCGGCAGCGACATGTGCGCCAAGGCGGCGCCCGACGGCTACACGCTGTGCATGGGCACGATCAGCAGCCACGCGATCAACGCCAGCGTCTACCCGAACATGCCGTTCAACAACCTGACGGACTTCGCCCCCGTCGCCCTGCTCGCCACCCAGCCGAACATGCTGGTGGTCGCGAAGAACGTGCCCGCCACCACCGTCGCCGAGTTGATCGCGCTGATGAAGAAGGAGCCGGGCAAGTTCAACTACGGCTCCTCGGGCGTCGGCACCTCGATCCATCTCGCGGGCGAGCTGTTCCTGCAGATGACCGGCACCCAGGCGGAGCACGTGCCCTATCGCGGCAGCGGCCAGATCATGACGGACATGCTGGCCGGCACCCTGCCCATGGCCTTCGACAACTTCTCCTCCGGCTGGCCGCATGTGCGCGAGGGGCGGCTGACCGGCCTCGGCGTCGGCTCGCGCGAGCGGCTGCCGCAGGCCCCGAACATCCCGACCATCGCCGAGACCCTGCCGGGCTTCGAATCCCTCTCCTGGCACGGACTCTTCGCCCCCGCCGCGACGCCGCCCGCCATCGTGGCGCGGCTGAACCAGGAGGCGCTGGCGGCCTTGCAGACCCCCGCCGTCGCCGCCCGCTTCGAGGAGCTGGGCATCACCGCCGGCCGCACCTCGCCGGCCGAGTTCAAGACCTTCGTCGCCGCCGAGACGGAGCGCTGGGGCGCGGTGGCCCGCCGCTCGAACATCCGGGCCGAGTGAGCCCGGGGCCGGGGGGCGCCGCCCTCCGGCCCGCCACGGCCGTCAGCGCTGCCGCCAGGGCAGGCCCTCCGCCTTCCAGCCGGCCACGGTGCCGCGATGGCCGGAGCCGTCCACCGGCCCCTCGAACCCATCCGCCACGTTCCAGGCATGCGGGAAGCCTGCCGCCTGCGCCGCCTGCGCCGCAGCCAGGGAACGCGCCCCGGAACGGCAGAGGAAGTACAGCTTGCTGAGCGGCGTGGCCCCGGCCTTGCGCAGGTGGTCCGAGAAGGCGCCGTTCACCTGCATCGACGGATAGACCTGCCAGGGGATCAGCAGCGGCTGCCTGCCCAGGCCGGAGAGGTCGGGAAGGCCGACGAAGTTCCATTCGGCATCGGTGCGCACATCCACCAGAAGCGCCTCCGGATCCTCGCGCAGCGCCTCGAAGGCCGCACGGGGGGGGACATCCTCGACCGGCATCACGCTCTCCTGGTCCTGGGCTGAAGCACGCCGCACAGTCTGGGTACGCGGCCCCGGCGCGTCCACCCCGCCCCCCACCGCGGCAGGCCACCATGGAGCCTGGCCGGGCGGCGGATTCACGCGCCCAGGCGATCCCGCGCGCCGGCGATCTGCCGTAGCCTGCCCGAGACACCCGGAGCCGCCTGCCCGCATGCCCCATCCCCCGTCGCCCGCCGCCCCCGTCACCCAGGGGCACACCGAGGGGGGCGGGAGGGAGGCCGATGCGTTGCCGCCCGCCGGGCTGCGCCGGGTGCCGGTGCTGGCGGCCGCCTCCTTCGCCACCTCCACCCAGGCTTTCGTCATGGCAGGGCTGCTGAACGAGCTGGCGGCCGATCTGGGGATCTCCGTCGCCCAGGCCGGGCAGCTCGCCACCGTCTTCGCCCTGGCCTTCGGCATCTCCGCCCCCTTCGTCACCGCCCTGACCGCTGCCTGGCCGCGGCGGGGACTCCTGGTCGGCGCGCTCGGGGCGATGGCGCTGCTGAACCTGCTGATCGTGCTGACCCATTCCTACGCGGCCGTGCTGGGGCTGCGCCTGCTCTGCGGCGTGGCCGCGGCGCTGGTGGTGCCCGCCGCCGCGGCCACGGCGGCCGGGCTGGCGCCTCCGGCGCAGCGGGCACGGGCCCTGGCCATGGTCATGGCCGGAACCACCGCCGCCTTCCTGTTCGGCCTGCCGATGGGCTCGGTGACGGGGGAGGTCTTCGGCTGGCGCGGCGCCTTCGGCTTCGCCGCCCTGCTGGCCGGGGGGGCCGCCCTGGCGATCCGGCTGCTGCTGCCCGACGTGCCGGGGGAACGCAGCGGGCTGCACGGCTTCCGCGCCCTGCGCCGCCCCGGGGTGGGCGGCGGGCTGGCGCTGACCTTCACCACCTACGCCGCCGTCTTCTCCATCAGCGCCTTCGTCGGACCGGCGGTGAACCGGGTCAGCGGCCTGACCGGCGGGCAGGTGGGGATCATGCAGGCCCTGGCCGGCGTCGCCTCCCTGGCCGGCGTGCCGGCAGGCGCCTGGATGGCCGAGCACGGGGGGCTGCGCCGGGCCTGGGTGCTGCCCCTGCTGGTGGCCGGGGCGGGGGCCACGCAGTTCGCCCTGCTCTCCGGCGCCGCCGATGGGATGCGCCTCGCCCCGGTGCTGCAAGGGGCCGCGATCCTGGCCGCCGCCGGCTGCCTCTTCGCCCTCTCCCCGCTGGTGCAGTCCTACCTCGTCGGGCTGGTGCCGGAGGCCCGCGGCGTGGTGCTGGCCGTGAACTCCTCCGCACTGTTCCTGGGCCAGGCCGCCGGCGCCGCACTGGGCGGGCTGGGCATCGCGCTGATCGGCCTGCCCGGCATCGGCGCCGCCGCCTTCCTGATGGCCGGCCTCGCCCTGGTGGTCGCGCTGCTGCAACGGCCCCGCGCGGGGGGCTGACGCGGCGGCCGTCGCGCTGTGGTGTTCCGGCGTGGGACCGGGAGGGCACGCCGTCCCCTCCCAGACCCTCCCCTGCCGGGGCCACAAGCGGGCCCCGGACCCCGCTGGGAGTCTGGTGCTGCGCGGCTGCCGTCAGCCTGCGGGCTGAACCCTGACGGAGCGCGGACAGGCGGGACTCTAGAATAGCTTCAAAAGCGTCAGCGCGGGCGGACCCCGTACCCGCCGAGGAGCATGGCTCCTCGGCGCTGTGACCCCGTATCCGGCTGTCCCGCGGCAGCGCCGATCGGGTCCAGGGCCCGCAGGGTCCTGGCGGAGTGGGGGTATCGGGGGCGAGGCAGAGCCTTGCCCCCGGGCCACGGGCGCACCCCGCGCCGGCACGGATCGAGGTATCCCGCCGTCCGTATCACTCGATGGCGCGGAAGCCGGTCGCCCGCACCACCTCGGCCCAGCGTGCCGTCTCGTCTCGAATCAGCGTGGCGAAGGCGGTGCGGCCCTGGCCGGAGACGCGGAAGCCGGCCTCCTGCATCCGCGCGCGCAGTCCCGGCGCGGCCAGGGCGCGCAGGGTCGCGGATTCCAGGGCTGCCTGCACCGGCTCCGGCGTGGCACGGGGGGCGACCAGGCCGAACCAGGAATGGAAGGAGAGGGCGGGCTGGCCCAGCTCCGCCATGGTCGGCACCTCGGGCAGCAGCGGCGAGCGCGTGGGGCCGGTGATGGCCAGGGCGCGCAGCCGTCCGGCCTGCACATGCGGCGCCACCAGCGCGACCGAGCCGAACATGCCCTGGACGTTGTTGTTCAGGATCGCCGTCATGGCGTCGCCGGTGGAGCGGAAGTGCACCGCCTCCGCCTTCAGCCCGGACCCGGCGGCCAGCATGGCCGCGCCGAAATGCCCCGGCGTGCCGGCCCCGAAGGTGCCCAGGAACAGGCCCGGCTGCGCTGTCGCCCAGGCGAGGTAGGCGGGCAGGTCCCGCGCCGGGACGCCGGCGGGGACGACGAAGGCGAAGTCGATGGCCGCCACCTCGGCGATCGGGGCGAAGTCGCGCGCCGGGTCGTAGGGGAGGCGGGCATAGGTGCTGGGCGCCATGGCGAGCTGGCCGACCTCGCCGAGCAGCAGCGTGGTGCCGTCCGGCGCGGCGGTCCGGGCCACCTCCTGCGCGGCGATGGCACCCGCCGCGCCCGGGCGGTTGTCCACCACCACCCCGGACGGCACGGTCTCCTTCTGCCCGTCCGCCAGCAGCCGGGCGACGACGTCGGGGCCGCTGCCGGGCGGGAAGCCGAGCACGAGGCGTACCGGCCGCTCCGGCGGCGCCGCCCGGGCGGAGGCTGCGGACAACAGGGCGAGGCCGGCGAGGGCCGCGCGGCGGGTCGTCTGGGGCAAGGGAAGCGTCCTCCACATTATTTGTTATGCTGCATAAAGGAATATCGCGGGCCGGAGTCCGGTGCCAGGGAAATGGACGCAGGCCCGCGGAGGCACCGGGGGGGTCGCGTGGCGGCACGGGTCCCGCCCGGCGGGATGCCCCGGCGCCGGCGGCCGGCGGTTGCGCGGGCGGTCCGCGCGGTGTGA contains:
- a CDS encoding tripartite tricarboxylate transporter substrate binding protein; its protein translation is MITPLRRGLLAALLPLAALLLPGAASAQDYPTRPIRVIVPFAAGGTTDLVARLVTTEMAKRLGQPVVVDNRAGAGGNIGSDMCAKAAPDGYTLCMGTISSHAINASVYPNMPFNNLTDFAPVALLATQPNMLVVAKNVPATTVAELIALMKKEPGKFNYGSSGVGTSIHLAGELFLQMTGTQAEHVPYRGSGQIMTDMLAGTLPMAFDNFSSGWPHVREGRLTGLGVGSRERLPQAPNIPTIAETLPGFESLSWHGLFAPAATPPAIVARLNQEALAALQTPAVAARFEELGITAGRTSPAEFKTFVAAETERWGAVARRSNIRAE
- a CDS encoding rhodanese-like domain-containing protein, which encodes MPVEDVPPRAAFEALREDPEALLVDVRTDAEWNFVGLPDLSGLGRQPLLIPWQVYPSMQVNGAFSDHLRKAGATPLSKLYFLCRSGARSLAAAQAAQAAGFPHAWNVADGFEGPVDGSGHRGTVAGWKAEGLPWRQR
- a CDS encoding endonuclease III domain-containing protein, with amino-acid sequence MARATHAEGPAAPPGAPALLLEVQARLCALYRCPIGYFHALEPLDELVSSLLSHRTRNADSARAFRNLREGFADWAAVRDAPVAAVEAALAPCTWPEAKAPALQRTLRVITERQGRLSLDHLAELSVPEARAWLEALPGVGPKTSAAVLSFSVLRRRALPVDSHHHRVAARLGLIPPGLAVGPAHRVLEAMLPPEWDAQQVYDNHEVLMLHGQRVCFFRNPACGRCTLLDLCPTGRERHPAAARPDPAGGAAEQPPA
- a CDS encoding Bug family tripartite tricarboxylate transporter substrate binding protein, yielding MPQTTRRAALAGLALLSAASARAAPPERPVRLVLGFPPGSGPDVVARLLADGQKETVPSGVVVDNRPGAAGAIAAQEVARTAAPDGTTLLLGEVGQLAMAPSTYARLPYDPARDFAPIAEVAAIDFAFVVPAGVPARDLPAYLAWATAQPGLFLGTFGAGTPGHFGAAMLAAGSGLKAEAVHFRSTGDAMTAILNNNVQGMFGSVALVAPHVQAGRLRALAITGPTRSPLLPEVPTMAELGQPALSFHSWFGLVAPRATPEPVQAALESATLRALAAPGLRARMQEAGFRVSGQGRTAFATLIRDETARWAEVVRATGFRAIE
- a CDS encoding MFS transporter, which encodes MPHPPSPAAPVTQGHTEGGGREADALPPAGLRRVPVLAAASFATSTQAFVMAGLLNELAADLGISVAQAGQLATVFALAFGISAPFVTALTAAWPRRGLLVGALGAMALLNLLIVLTHSYAAVLGLRLLCGVAAALVVPAAAATAAGLAPPAQRARALAMVMAGTTAAFLFGLPMGSVTGEVFGWRGAFGFAALLAGGAALAIRLLLPDVPGERSGLHGFRALRRPGVGGGLALTFTTYAAVFSISAFVGPAVNRVSGLTGGQVGIMQALAGVASLAGVPAGAWMAEHGGLRRAWVLPLLVAGAGATQFALLSGAADGMRLAPVLQGAAILAAAGCLFALSPLVQSYLVGLVPEARGVVLAVNSSALFLGQAAGAALGGLGIALIGLPGIGAAAFLMAGLALVVALLQRPRAGG